The Bacteroidales bacterium genome contains a region encoding:
- a CDS encoding RagB/SusD family nutrient uptake outer membrane protein: protein MKRIIYSILAIGLFIGFFNSCTEESLDPTLAQEKAIEQSVNSAEALQGVLLGAYDRLTQTAYYGRDYIVFAEVMSDNCFANGASGRFLEPSAMDLGPGTGYVETSWRDIYEVVASTNAILTKDKANLEGDAAAIDHIFGQAYAIRALAHFDMLKLYGQQHVDGSDLGVPYITTFASDLGAFGPTDFFPERQTVSEVKDNIYADLNSAIEFMSADMNDDSKQYMTTYGAQALKSRIALYFGDWGEVVTSAEAVIGSGNYSIIAAENYVDYWASDGGPNSIFELAYTSTDNNNINGLAYIYRGDSYGDVEVLPNLATIFDSSDVRMTGQLTQSNGVTVNMLGPGAWRPEQLHNNGKYPNMVNYSDNIPLIRYEEVILNYAEALFELDQSGMNGQSALDYLNMIPNHRNAPPYAEINKDNILQERRRELCFEGFRFHDLARTGLDIPYPDPSLQEHGGPDYGSYNYAFPIPEEEINANKNMVQNQGYLQQ, encoded by the coding sequence ATGAAACGAATAATATATTCAATATTAGCTATCGGGCTATTCATCGGGTTCTTTAACTCCTGTACTGAGGAATCACTGGATCCGACCCTGGCCCAGGAAAAAGCTATCGAACAAAGCGTTAACAGCGCAGAAGCTCTCCAGGGAGTTTTGTTGGGAGCTTATGACAGGTTAACTCAAACTGCCTACTATGGCAGAGATTATATAGTTTTTGCAGAAGTAATGTCCGATAATTGTTTCGCCAATGGAGCTTCGGGAAGATTTCTGGAGCCATCAGCCATGGATCTCGGACCTGGTACAGGTTACGTGGAGACTTCCTGGAGAGATATCTATGAAGTAGTGGCATCAACAAATGCTATCCTGACAAAAGATAAAGCCAATCTGGAAGGCGATGCAGCAGCAATAGATCATATTTTCGGACAGGCATATGCCATTCGTGCATTGGCTCATTTTGACATGTTGAAGCTTTATGGCCAGCAACATGTTGATGGCAGTGACCTGGGTGTGCCCTATATTACTACTTTTGCAAGTGATTTGGGAGCATTCGGACCTACTGACTTTTTCCCGGAACGACAAACCGTATCCGAGGTCAAGGATAATATCTATGCCGACCTAAATAGTGCGATTGAATTCATGTCAGCCGACATGAATGATGATTCCAAACAGTACATGACTACTTATGGAGCACAAGCACTGAAATCAAGAATTGCACTGTATTTTGGAGACTGGGGAGAAGTTGTAACATCTGCTGAAGCAGTAATTGGCTCGGGCAACTATAGCATTATTGCTGCAGAGAATTATGTGGATTATTGGGCCTCTGATGGTGGACCAAATTCTATCTTCGAATTGGCTTATACAAGTACAGATAACAATAATATCAATGGGTTGGCCTATATTTACCGAGGAGATTCCTACGGGGATGTCGAGGTCTTACCCAATCTGGCTACTATATTTGACTCCAGTGATGTTCGGATGACCGGACAATTGACACAGTCAAATGGTGTGACAGTTAATATGCTTGGTCCGGGAGCCTGGAGGCCTGAACAATTGCATAATAACGGCAAATATCCCAATATGGTGAACTATAGCGACAATATCCCATTGATCCGTTACGAAGAAGTTATTCTGAATTATGCGGAAGCACTATTTGAATTGGATCAGAGTGGTATGAACGGTCAATCCGCTTTGGATTATCTGAATATGATACCCAATCATCGTAATGCCCCTCCTTATGCTGAAATAAATAAGGACAATATTTTACAGGAAAGAAGACGGGAACTTTGCTTTGAAGGATTTCGCTTCCATGATTTGGCGAGAACTGGCTTGGACATTCCTTATCCCGATCCAAGCTTGCAGGAACATGGTGGGCCTGATTATGGAAGCTACAACTATGCATTTCCAATACCTGAAGAAGAAATCAACGCCAATAAAAACATGGTGCAGAA